One genomic window of [Clostridium] scindens ATCC 35704 includes the following:
- a CDS encoding TRAP transporter small permease, which translates to MKKLIHWLDEYLEISLCVALMSVMTVVIFVQVVMRYVFHNSLTWSEEFARYCFIWLIYLGISYGCKIMKHIKIDAALKLFPEKMRPYVVIFGDLCVLAFAVYIVITGWELTMFQAQLGKTSPALGLPLQFVNAAPVAGFFLAAIRQIQTIFYRVGQLGKDGE; encoded by the coding sequence ATGAAAAAATTAATTCACTGGCTGGATGAATACCTGGAGATTTCTCTGTGCGTGGCATTGATGTCAGTCATGACGGTTGTAATATTCGTGCAGGTTGTAATGCGATATGTTTTCCATAATTCTCTGACCTGGTCGGAAGAATTTGCAAGATACTGCTTTATCTGGCTGATCTATCTTGGGATCAGCTATGGATGCAAGATTATGAAGCACATCAAAATTGATGCCGCCTTAAAACTGTTTCCGGAAAAGATGCGGCCATATGTAGTGATATTCGGGGATCTGTGCGTGCTGGCATTTGCCGTGTATATCGTGATCACCGGATGGGAGCTGACCATGTTCCAGGCGCAGCTTGGAAAGACGTCGCCCGCGCTTGGACTGCCGCTTCAGTTTGTGAACGCGGCACCGGTGGCAGGATTCTTCCTGGCGGCGATCAGGCAGATACAGACCATATTCTACAGGGTCGGGCAATTAGGAAAGGATGGTGAGTAA
- a CDS encoding TRAP transporter large permease, which produces MVCAVLFIVLIIALVVNVPVGIAIGVSSLAAVLADGRLSSTYIVQQLVTSADSFPLMAIPLFILAGELMSAGGVSKRILNVCNVFFGRITGGLAIVTVIVCMFFAAVSGSGPATVAAVGSMVVPTMLEKGYSKSFTLALIATAGSIGVVIPPSIPMVIYGVSTSTSISGMFMAGFLPGILIGIGLIICCYFYCKKQGWKGDDRRYTVKEKMAAVWDAKWALINPVIILGGIYAGIFTPTEAAAVAAVYAFICGTFIHRELNIKNIFDPIAASCSTTGTTMVIIGCATAFTKILTIQRIPDMITKGISGLTTNYVLILLLINLLLLIVGCFMDTTPAMMVLSPILLPIALSIGMNPIHFGVIMVVNLAIGFITPPLGINLFVAARVGREPLETVTSGIMRFMVVMLICLMLITFIPAISMLIPNAFM; this is translated from the coding sequence ATGGTATGTGCAGTACTTTTTATCGTGTTAATCATTGCGCTGGTGGTGAATGTCCCTGTGGGAATTGCCATCGGAGTATCTTCCCTGGCAGCGGTGCTGGCAGACGGAAGATTAAGTTCCACCTATATCGTGCAGCAGTTGGTGACCAGCGCAGATTCATTTCCGCTGATGGCAATTCCTCTGTTTATTCTGGCAGGCGAGCTGATGAGCGCCGGAGGAGTATCTAAGAGAATATTGAATGTCTGCAATGTGTTCTTTGGAAGGATCACGGGCGGCCTTGCCATCGTAACCGTGATCGTATGCATGTTCTTTGCGGCGGTGTCCGGCTCCGGGCCGGCAACCGTAGCCGCGGTAGGCTCCATGGTAGTGCCGACGATGCTTGAAAAAGGATACAGCAAGAGTTTCACGCTGGCGCTGATTGCAACGGCGGGAAGCATTGGCGTCGTAATACCGCCCAGTATTCCGATGGTCATCTACGGCGTGTCTACCAGCACGTCTATCAGCGGCATGTTTATGGCAGGCTTCCTGCCGGGCATCCTGATAGGAATCGGCCTGATCATCTGCTGCTACTTTTACTGCAAGAAGCAAGGATGGAAGGGAGATGACCGCCGCTATACGGTCAAGGAGAAAATGGCGGCAGTCTGGGATGCCAAATGGGCGCTGATCAATCCGGTCATCATCCTGGGAGGAATCTATGCAGGAATCTTCACGCCCACGGAGGCAGCGGCAGTTGCGGCGGTATACGCGTTTATATGCGGCACATTCATCCATAGGGAACTGAATATTAAGAATATCTTTGATCCGATCGCCGCATCCTGCTCTACCACCGGAACGACCATGGTAATTATCGGATGTGCCACGGCATTTACGAAGATTCTGACCATCCAGCGGATTCCGGACATGATCACAAAGGGAATCAGCGGACTGACCACCAACTATGTGCTGATCCTGCTGCTGATCAACCTGCTGCTTCTGATTGTGGGCTGCTTCATGGATACCACGCCGGCGATGATGGTACTGTCGCCAATCCTGCTTCCGATCGCGCTTAGCATCGGAATGAACCCGATCCACTTCGGAGTCATCATGGTTGTGAACCTTGCGATCGGATTCATCACGCCGCCTCTGGGAATCAACCTGTTCGTGGCGGCCAGAGTCGGGCGGGAGCCGCTTGAGACGGTTACCAGCGGCATTATGAGATTCATGGTAGTCATGCTGATCTGCCTGATGCTGATCACGTTTATACCGGCGATATCAATGCTGATACCGAATGCGTTTATGTAA